One region of Flavobacterium sp. KACC 22763 genomic DNA includes:
- the cobT gene encoding nicotinate-nucleotide--dimethylbenzimidazole phosphoribosyltransferase, with the protein MSNLDDILKSRRDTRHFTADEVPDHVIEKALQAGHWAPSVGLTDATRYYLIKSHEVKTSIKKLFLDYNKKAEELTDNPEQKELYRSLKLEAIEEAPIGLIIAYDRSVLNQFTIGTIGSNEAVKFSSVCAAQNIWLSLTEQGYGMGWVSILNYYQFKKILNLPENIEPLGYFCIGKPATNYNNQPMLQQLHWKQKSEAPICTEIKEIHQINVSSFDFQSENKIQNKTDFYTILQDKIDSKTKPVGSLGTLESLAFQMATVFETLNPKIEKPNIVVFAADHGIANHGVSDYPQDVTRQMVNNFLDGGAAINVFCNQNNIELSIVDSGVNYDFPTNAKLIDAKIAKGTQSFLHVPAMSESEVQLCFEKGKSIAENIAKSGSNCIGFGEMGIGNTSTASVLMSILTGFPIEDCVGKGTGVENEKLLLKQNLLKKAIETYSGQAEILSQLSYFGGFEILQMAGGMLAAFENKMLILVDGFICTVAYLIAFKINPNIKQNAVFCHCSAEKAHSELLNYLEAKPILNLDLRLGEGTGCAIAFPILKSAEAFLNEMASFESAGISRK; encoded by the coding sequence ATGAGCAATTTAGACGATATATTAAAATCACGCCGCGACACACGACATTTTACTGCCGACGAAGTTCCTGATCACGTAATTGAGAAAGCTTTACAGGCTGGACATTGGGCTCCGTCTGTAGGACTGACCGATGCTACAAGATATTATCTCATTAAATCTCATGAGGTTAAAACGTCTATTAAAAAGCTGTTTTTAGATTACAATAAAAAAGCCGAAGAACTTACTGATAATCCAGAACAAAAAGAACTTTACAGGTCCCTTAAACTAGAAGCAATCGAAGAAGCACCAATCGGACTTATAATAGCTTATGACCGTTCCGTTTTAAATCAATTCACAATTGGAACAATTGGCAGTAACGAAGCCGTGAAATTCAGTTCGGTTTGTGCTGCGCAAAACATCTGGCTTTCGCTTACAGAACAAGGTTACGGAATGGGTTGGGTTTCAATTCTTAACTATTATCAGTTTAAAAAAATTCTCAATTTACCCGAAAATATAGAACCGCTTGGCTATTTCTGCATCGGGAAACCAGCAACCAATTATAATAATCAGCCAATGCTGCAGCAATTGCATTGGAAACAAAAATCAGAAGCTCCCATTTGCACAGAAATCAAAGAAATTCATCAAATAAATGTTTCTTCTTTCGATTTTCAATCAGAAAACAAAATCCAAAATAAAACCGATTTCTACACCATTTTACAAGATAAAATAGATTCTAAAACAAAACCTGTTGGTTCTTTGGGAACATTAGAATCTTTGGCTTTCCAAATGGCAACGGTTTTTGAAACTTTGAATCCAAAAATCGAAAAACCTAATATTGTAGTTTTTGCTGCCGATCACGGAATTGCCAATCATGGCGTAAGCGATTATCCGCAAGATGTCACGCGACAGATGGTCAATAATTTTCTAGATGGCGGTGCTGCTATAAACGTTTTTTGCAATCAGAATAATATAGAATTATCAATTGTAGATTCGGGTGTTAATTATGATTTTCCAACCAATGCAAAATTAATCGATGCAAAAATTGCCAAAGGAACTCAGTCTTTTCTTCACGTTCCTGCAATGAGCGAATCTGAAGTGCAGTTATGTTTTGAGAAAGGAAAATCAATTGCTGAAAATATCGCAAAATCTGGCTCGAATTGTATTGGTTTTGGAGAAATGGGAATTGGAAATACTTCTACCGCTTCTGTTTTAATGAGTATTTTAACAGGTTTCCCTATTGAAGATTGTGTCGGAAAAGGAACTGGAGTTGAAAACGAAAAACTGCTCCTAAAACAAAATTTACTCAAAAAAGCAATTGAAACCTATTCTGGTCAAGCCGAAATACTATCGCAACTCTCCTATTTTGGAGGTTTTGAAATTCTTCAAATGGCTGGCGGAATGCTGGCTGCTTTTGAAAACAAAATGCTGATTCTTGTTGACGGTTTTATTTGCACTGTCGCGTACTTGATTGCTTTTAAAATAAATCCGAATATCAAACAAAATGCTGTTTTCTGTCATTGTTCTGCCGAAAAAGCGCATTCAGAATTGCTAAATTATTTAGAAGCAAAACCTATTTTAAATCTTGATTTGCGTCTAGGAGAAGGAACTGGCTGTGCCATTGCATTTCCGATTTTAAAATCGGCTGAGGCTTTTTTGAATGAAATGGCTAGTTTTGAAAGTGCAGGTATAAGTAGGAAATAA
- the tnpA gene encoding IS200/IS605 family transposase yields MPFTKVYIHCVWSTKNRFPFLNTINLRQKVWHHIQENALKKEIYLDFISGHSDHCHCLISLGNNQTIQKTIQLLKGESSYWINKNQLTKHKFEWQDEYFAVSVSESIVDKVRDYIKNQEEHHKKKTFQEEYDEFMIKFGFKHL; encoded by the coding sequence ATGCCTTTTACAAAAGTTTATATTCATTGTGTCTGGAGTACCAAAAATAGATTCCCGTTTTTAAATACAATTAATCTTCGTCAAAAAGTATGGCATCACATACAAGAAAATGCTTTAAAAAAGGAAATTTATCTTGACTTTATTAGTGGCCATTCTGATCATTGTCATTGTTTAATTTCACTGGGAAATAATCAAACTATACAAAAAACAATACAATTATTAAAAGGCGAATCTTCATATTGGATTAATAAAAATCAGTTAACTAAACATAAATTCGAATGGCAAGATGAGTATTTTGCTGTTTCAGTTTCAGAATCTATTGTAGATAAAGTTCGGGATTATATTAAAAATCAGGAAGAACATCATAAAAAGAAAACATTTCAAGAAGAATATGATGAATTTATGATCAAATTTGGGTTTAAGCATTTATGA
- a CDS encoding adenosylcobinamide-GDP ribazoletransferase — MKKELHIFFTCLMFYTRIPCPKNITHHPDYLNKATRYFPFIGWIVGSISFLTFYLFSFFLSTEIAVILAIIASILTTGAFHEDGFADVCDGFGGGWTKEKILMIMKDSAIGAYGAIGLVLLFLLKFKLLSESILLFTNNISLIFLLFISAHSLSRLAAISIIFTHEYSRDDASSKSKPIAKQYTWKEIFGSFFFGLIPLIVFSYFNLKFLLAIIPVFITRYFLARYFQKWIDGYTGDCLGATQQVCEVVFYLSILFLWKFI, encoded by the coding sequence ATGAAAAAAGAACTGCACATTTTCTTCACCTGTTTAATGTTTTACACCAGAATTCCGTGTCCAAAAAACATTACGCATCATCCAGATTATTTAAATAAAGCCACAAGATATTTTCCTTTTATTGGATGGATTGTTGGGAGTATTTCCTTTCTGACTTTTTATCTTTTTTCATTTTTTCTTTCAACAGAAATTGCTGTTATTTTAGCGATTATTGCTTCTATTTTAACAACAGGAGCTTTTCACGAAGACGGATTTGCCGATGTCTGTGATGGCTTTGGCGGAGGCTGGACTAAAGAAAAAATCTTGATGATTATGAAAGATAGTGCCATTGGTGCTTATGGAGCAATCGGATTGGTTTTACTTTTTTTATTAAAATTCAAATTGCTTTCAGAATCTATTTTACTTTTTACTAATAACATTTCACTAATTTTCCTTTTATTTATTTCCGCGCATTCTTTGAGTCGTCTGGCAGCAATCAGCATTATTTTTACACACGAATATTCTCGTGATGATGCTTCGAGCAAAAGCAAACCTATTGCCAAACAATACACTTGGAAAGAAATTTTTGGTTCTTTCTTTTTTGGATTAATTCCGCTGATTGTATTTTCTTATTTCAATTTGAAATTTCTTCTTGCTATAATTCCTGTTTTTATAACTCGATATTTTCTAGCGCGTTATTTTCAAAAATGGATTGACGGTTATACAGGAGATTGTCTTGGAGCGACACAACAGGTTTGTGAAGTGGTATTTTATTTAAGCATTTTATTTTTATGGAAATTTATTTAG
- the cobC gene encoding alpha-ribazole phosphatase: MEIYLVRHTETVCEKGICYGQSDVDIAEPFDEIFGRIISKLPSEAIIFSSPLKRCVILAKHIQENIKTISYQEDERLKEMNFGDWELKSWNDIPSEELNPWMEDFVNIKVSNGESFVELHKRVGDFLSETISKINQPIVIVAHAGIIRSVLCHQSSLPLKEAFNNKVDFGEVIKIDF; the protein is encoded by the coding sequence ATGGAAATTTATTTAGTTCGCCATACCGAAACTGTCTGCGAAAAAGGAATCTGTTACGGGCAGTCAGACGTTGATATTGCTGAACCTTTTGATGAAATTTTTGGCAGAATTATTTCTAAACTTCCTTCTGAGGCAATTATCTTCTCAAGTCCGTTAAAGCGCTGTGTTATTTTAGCTAAACATATTCAAGAAAATATCAAAACTATTTCTTATCAGGAAGACGAACGCTTAAAAGAAATGAATTTTGGAGATTGGGAATTGAAAAGCTGGAACGATATTCCGTCTGAAGAACTCAATCCATGGATGGAAGATTTTGTAAACATAAAAGTTTCAAATGGAGAATCTTTTGTAGAACTGCATAAAAGAGTTGGTGACTTTTTATCTGAAACCATTTCAAAAATAAATCAGCCAATCGTTATTGTTGCTCATGCCGGAATCATCAGAAGTGTCTTATGCCATCAGAGTTCACTGCCATTAAAGGAAGCTTTCAATAATAAAGTTGATTTCGGAGAAGTTATAAAAATCGATTTTTAA
- a CDS encoding TonB-dependent receptor plug domain-containing protein: MTLKRLFAFCLFVMCQIISAQNDSITSLKEVLVSDKNLKSYSVSQSVLKLNDSVISKNEALLTDLLNFNSTIYFKEYGRGMLSTVAFRGTTSSQTAVIWNGININSQMNGSTDFNTISGSDYNSISVKAGGGSVIYGSGAVGGTVHLNNDLLFSNRFENNLRLDYGSFNTIGINYKTSISNKKWSAQIGLSKNSSTNDYKYLNQYNWKGEQRWNQNGQYDVITLSANAGYKINAKNILRLYTQSSNTDRNTSLVSESEMKSKYVNGFNRNLLEYDGNFGKFTTNLKTAYIFENYQYYADNSSNIYTYGKTESFITKADLGYQLFKSLQVNGILDYNRTKGYGSGFGDNVREISSAALLIKQDVSADWKNEFGVRKEFTDNYKSPVLFSVGSSYQFGKLYNLKLNVSRNFRIPTFNDLYWEEGGNPNLKPESSYQAEIGNIFTFQNFNISQTFYYMKIKDLLRWVPGTNGIWMPQNTDKVNSYGAETLLGWKKSFGKNNLTANATYAYTVSENVETKKQLFFVPFNKVTASVAYSRKNLSAYYQFLYNGFVYTQSDNDPEKIVDAYNVSNIGIDYDFKLLSSFKVGFQVLNLWNTFYQSLEYRPMPGRNFNLYLNLKF; the protein is encoded by the coding sequence ATGACTTTAAAACGACTTTTTGCTTTTTGCTTATTTGTAATGTGTCAGATTATTTCGGCGCAAAACGATTCTATTACCAGTCTTAAAGAAGTATTGGTTTCAGACAAAAATTTAAAATCCTATTCGGTTTCACAATCTGTTTTAAAACTAAATGACTCTGTTATTAGTAAAAACGAAGCTCTTTTAACCGATTTATTAAACTTTAATTCTACGATTTACTTTAAAGAATATGGTCGCGGAATGTTATCTACGGTCGCTTTTAGAGGAACAACTTCTTCTCAAACAGCAGTAATTTGGAACGGAATAAACATCAATTCTCAAATGAACGGAAGCACCGATTTCAACACAATTTCGGGTTCAGATTATAATTCAATAAGTGTAAAAGCAGGTGGCGGAAGTGTTATTTACGGAAGTGGTGCAGTTGGAGGAACGGTGCATTTAAACAACGATTTGTTATTTTCTAATCGTTTTGAGAATAATTTAAGACTAGACTATGGCAGTTTTAATACGATTGGTATTAATTATAAAACTTCTATTTCTAACAAAAAATGGAGTGCTCAAATCGGACTTTCGAAAAATAGTTCGACTAACGATTATAAATATCTGAATCAGTACAACTGGAAAGGCGAACAGCGCTGGAATCAAAATGGGCAATATGATGTTATTACCCTAAGCGCCAATGCTGGTTATAAAATTAATGCCAAAAACATTCTAAGATTATACACCCAAAGCTCAAATACAGATAGAAATACTTCTTTAGTGTCCGAATCGGAAATGAAAAGTAAATATGTTAATGGTTTTAATAGAAACTTACTAGAATATGACGGTAACTTTGGGAAGTTTACAACCAATTTAAAAACCGCTTATATTTTCGAGAACTATCAGTATTATGCAGATAATTCGAGTAATATTTATACTTACGGAAAAACTGAAAGCTTTATCACAAAAGCAGATTTAGGATATCAATTATTCAAATCATTGCAAGTCAACGGAATTTTGGACTATAATCGAACGAAAGGATATGGTTCTGGTTTTGGTGATAATGTAAGAGAAATAAGTTCTGCAGCTTTACTTATTAAACAAGATGTTTCTGCTGACTGGAAAAATGAATTCGGTGTTCGCAAAGAATTTACGGACAATTATAAATCTCCTGTTTTGTTTTCCGTTGGTTCTTCTTATCAGTTTGGAAAACTATACAATTTGAAATTGAATGTATCACGAAATTTCAGGATTCCAACTTTTAATGATTTGTATTGGGAAGAAGGCGGAAATCCAAACTTAAAACCTGAAAGCTCTTATCAGGCTGAAATAGGAAATATTTTTACTTTTCAAAATTTTAATATATCGCAGACCTTTTATTACATGAAAATAAAAGATTTGTTGAGATGGGTTCCTGGAACAAATGGTATCTGGATGCCACAAAATACAGACAAGGTAAATAGCTATGGAGCTGAAACATTGTTGGGCTGGAAAAAAAGTTTTGGAAAAAACAACTTGACAGCAAATGCAACTTATGCTTATACAGTTTCGGAGAATGTTGAAACTAAAAAACAATTGTTTTTTGTTCCTTTCAATAAAGTAACGGCATCTGTTGCTTATTCAAGAAAAAACCTTTCTGCGTATTATCAATTTCTTTATAATGGCTTTGTCTATACACAATCTGACAACGATCCTGAGAAAATTGTTGATGCCTACAACGTATCAAACATTGGAATTGATTACGATTTTAAACTTTTATCATCTTTCAAAGTAGGATTTCAAGTTCTAAATCTTTGGAATACATTTTATCAAAGTTTAGAATACAGACCAATGCCAGGAAGAAATTTTAATTTGTACTTAAACCTTAAATTTTAA
- a CDS encoding YncE family protein: MKLTRLFLAALSVSLLVSCSNDDDSNDPKGVYDNGIFILNEGNFTDGGSVSFVSDDLNTFTKDVYNTVNGSDFVGKYLQNIFFDGDKAYIIAGGSNVINVVNRYTFKLVAKIETGLITPRYGVVKDGKAYVTNANTYWSKTNPAGNTDDFIAVINLATNKVESTIALNTTANHIEVYNNKLYVTEPYNNDKLLVVNTATNKLETPVNLGLGADTMEIKDGILYVIRSTYGERSEIVKVKLSDNSISKITFPESLDGVKNLDINNNKIYYTLETAVYAIDYTATSASTTPIFQYSSTSEYGKMYGFAVKNDKIFIADGGDFASSSKAYIYNLSGSLLKELTVGVGPNGFYFND, from the coding sequence ATGAAATTAACTAGATTATTTTTAGCAGCACTTAGCGTTTCGCTTCTTGTTTCTTGTTCTAATGATGATGACTCCAATGATCCAAAAGGAGTTTATGATAATGGTATTTTCATCTTAAACGAAGGAAATTTCACTGATGGCGGTTCTGTTTCTTTCGTTAGCGACGATTTAAATACTTTCACAAAAGATGTATACAATACTGTAAATGGTTCTGATTTTGTTGGAAAATATCTTCAAAATATATTCTTCGATGGAGATAAAGCATACATCATTGCTGGCGGTTCTAATGTTATAAATGTTGTAAATCGTTATACATTTAAACTTGTAGCAAAAATTGAAACTGGTTTAATTACTCCACGATATGGTGTTGTAAAAGACGGAAAAGCTTATGTAACTAATGCTAATACGTATTGGTCTAAAACAAACCCTGCTGGTAACACTGATGATTTTATCGCCGTTATCAACTTAGCTACAAATAAAGTAGAATCTACAATTGCGCTAAATACAACTGCTAACCACATTGAAGTTTACAACAATAAACTTTATGTAACTGAACCTTACAACAATGACAAATTACTTGTAGTGAATACCGCAACAAATAAGCTTGAAACTCCTGTAAATCTTGGTCTGGGAGCAGATACAATGGAAATTAAAGATGGTATTTTGTACGTAATTAGAAGCACATACGGAGAAAGAAGCGAAATTGTAAAAGTAAAATTATCTGATAATTCTATCAGCAAAATTACTTTCCCTGAATCTCTTGACGGAGTTAAAAATCTAGACATTAACAACAATAAAATCTACTATACTCTAGAAACTGCGGTTTATGCTATAGACTATACTGCAACATCAGCTTCTACAACTCCTATTTTCCAATACAGCTCAACTTCTGAGTATGGAAAAATGTATGGTTTTGCGGTAAAAAATGATAAAATCTTTATTGCAGATGGTGGTGATTTTGCTTCAAGCAGTAAAGCATACATTTATAATTTAAGCGGAAGCTTATTAAAAGAATTAACTGTAGGTGTAGGTCCAAACGGATTCTACTTTAACGATTAA
- a CDS encoding S41 family peptidase, whose amino-acid sequence MKTNFKSVLFLFLFAFSLQSCEDQDDVAAPADLQINNFIWRGLNEVYLWQQDVPNLADGRNLQPDFDQFLRGYNQPEDLFQDLLNKPVSKYPNGDAIDRFSWIVNDYTVLEQELSGVTKNNGVDFRLSRVAAGSNDVVGFVRYIIPNSDASTKAIKRGDLFTSVNGTKLTVSNYQQLLLNQDSYTLDLADYNGTSYVLNGKSVALTKTVLEENPILINKVIASGSHKIGYLMYNGFYPGYDDKLNLAFGELKSQGITDLVLDLRYNGGGSVASAIRLSSMITGQFDTQIFAKTQFNAKWMKDMTAEDLESLNYRFVNNIDGKALNSLNLSTVYIITTASTASASELVVNGLKPYINVVQIGETTTGKNVGSYTIYDSETLFTKKGINPNHKYAMQPLVFKISNSAGFGDYTQGLQPTYQQYEKVSTYGVLGETSEPLLNLAISKITGSSAKRILDDSAPNTPYLTDSKIINGLRHGMYFQNAPKNF is encoded by the coding sequence ATGAAAACAAATTTTAAGAGCGTTCTTTTTCTATTTTTATTCGCATTTTCTTTACAGTCTTGCGAAGATCAGGATGATGTTGCAGCTCCAGCAGATCTACAGATTAATAATTTTATCTGGAGAGGATTAAATGAAGTTTACTTATGGCAGCAAGATGTTCCAAATCTAGCTGATGGCCGTAATTTACAACCAGATTTCGATCAGTTTTTGAGAGGGTACAATCAACCTGAAGATTTGTTTCAAGATTTATTGAACAAGCCAGTGAGTAAATATCCAAACGGAGATGCGATTGATCGTTTCAGCTGGATTGTTAACGATTATACTGTTTTAGAACAGGAATTAAGTGGTGTTACAAAAAATAATGGTGTCGATTTCAGATTGAGTCGCGTTGCAGCAGGATCAAATGACGTGGTGGGTTTTGTACGATACATTATACCAAACTCTGATGCCTCTACAAAAGCAATTAAACGTGGTGATCTGTTTACTAGTGTAAACGGAACAAAACTTACGGTTTCTAATTATCAGCAGCTGTTGTTAAATCAGGATAGCTATACTTTAGATTTGGCAGATTATAATGGAACAAGTTATGTTCTAAACGGAAAATCAGTTGCTTTAACTAAAACTGTCTTAGAAGAAAATCCAATTTTGATTAATAAAGTGATTGCTTCTGGAAGTCATAAAATTGGTTATTTAATGTATAATGGTTTTTACCCAGGATATGATGATAAATTGAATCTGGCTTTTGGCGAATTGAAATCGCAAGGTATAACAGATTTAGTTTTAGATCTTCGATACAATGGAGGAGGATCTGTTGCATCTGCAATTAGACTTTCTAGTATGATCACAGGACAGTTTGATACTCAGATTTTTGCAAAAACGCAATTTAATGCTAAGTGGATGAAAGACATGACTGCCGAAGATTTAGAAAGTTTAAATTACAGATTTGTGAATAATATTGATGGAAAGGCATTAAACAGTTTAAATTTAAGCACAGTCTATATTATTACAACTGCGAGTACAGCATCTGCGAGCGAATTGGTTGTAAACGGGTTAAAACCTTATATCAATGTAGTTCAGATTGGAGAAACTACAACAGGTAAAAATGTTGGTTCGTATACGATTTATGATTCTGAAACTTTGTTTACTAAAAAAGGAATCAATCCAAATCATAAATATGCAATGCAGCCTTTGGTTTTTAAAATTTCAAACTCTGCCGGTTTTGGAGATTATACTCAAGGATTACAGCCAACATATCAACAGTACGAGAAAGTAAGCACTTATGGTGTTTTAGGAGAAACTTCAGAGCCTTTGCTTAATTTGGCTATTTCAAAAATTACAGGATCTAGTGCTAAAAGAATTCTGGATGATTCTGCGCCAAATACTCCTTATTTGACAGATTCAAAAATCATAAATGGATTAAGACACGGAATGTATTTTCAAAATGCTCCTAAGAATTTTTAG
- a CDS encoding RNA polymerase sigma factor, which translates to MNQVVFIELINPFKDKVFRLAKRLLTSTEEAEDATQEVMVKLWNKKDNLQSYNSVEALAMTMTKNYCLDQLKSKRASNLQIVHNNFTDRQPQLDKKLEDQDSLEWVEKIINEMPEQMQLLIQLRDVEQYEFEEIAKIVNMNETAIRVALSRARKKIRESMTNTHLYGTK; encoded by the coding sequence ATGAACCAAGTTGTATTTATAGAATTAATAAATCCTTTCAAAGACAAAGTTTTTCGTCTGGCAAAAAGATTGCTTACCAGCACTGAAGAAGCAGAAGATGCAACTCAGGAAGTAATGGTAAAATTATGGAACAAAAAAGATAATCTGCAAAGCTACAATAGCGTCGAAGCATTGGCCATGACAATGACAAAAAATTATTGTCTGGACCAGCTAAAATCTAAAAGAGCCAGTAATCTTCAGATTGTCCATAATAATTTTACCGATCGGCAGCCGCAATTGGATAAAAAATTAGAAGACCAAGACAGTTTAGAATGGGTCGAAAAAATTATAAACGAAATGCCCGAACAAATGCAACTATTAATTCAGCTTCGGGATGTTGAACAATATGAATTTGAAGAAATAGCCAAAATCGTAAACATGAACGAAACCGCAATACGAGTGGCACTTTCTAGAGCGAGAAAAAAAATTAGAGAATCAATGACAAATACACACCTTTATGGAACTAAATAA
- a CDS encoding DUF4252 domain-containing protein translates to MRNFIITLVFAFVSTTFYAQSAFDKFDGQDDVTSVIVNKKMFDLMSKVKTDTSDKETQQYIALIKKLDYLKVFTTKNPKIEADMKATADKYVKTAGLEELMRVNDGGKNVRIMVKSGATDTQIKELLMYVDGAKNDETVLLSLTGNFDLNEISVLTDKMQLPGGSDLKKASKGKK, encoded by the coding sequence ATGAGAAATTTCATTATAACTTTAGTCTTCGCATTCGTTTCGACCACTTTTTATGCACAAAGTGCTTTTGACAAATTTGATGGTCAGGATGACGTAACCTCAGTAATCGTAAACAAAAAAATGTTCGATTTAATGAGCAAAGTAAAAACTGACACTTCTGATAAAGAAACACAGCAATATATTGCTCTGATCAAAAAACTGGATTACTTAAAAGTGTTTACCACTAAAAATCCAAAAATCGAGGCAGACATGAAAGCAACTGCTGATAAGTATGTAAAAACTGCCGGTCTTGAAGAATTAATGCGAGTGAATGATGGTGGAAAAAATGTGAGAATAATGGTAAAATCTGGCGCTACAGACACACAAATAAAAGAACTTTTAATGTATGTTGACGGTGCAAAAAATGACGAAACCGTTTTACTATCTTTAACTGGTAATTTTGATCTAAACGAAATCTCAGTATTAACAGATAAAATGCAGCTTCCTGGCGGTTCAGACTTAAAGAAAGCTTCTAAAGGCAAAAAATAA
- a CDS encoding DUF4252 domain-containing protein: MKKSIFILALTALLTLGSCNSEPSLQKYFVENSEKKDFISLDISPNILNVDPTKLSTEQNEALNSFDKMNILAFKADQSNQTQFETERAKVKTILKDPKYQELMKFGSGKDGASVSYVGSDDNIKEFVIFANRKETGFAVVRVLGEDMNPNNIMTLMSVLQKSKIDMEQLKPLEQLLKK, encoded by the coding sequence ATGAAAAAAAGTATCTTCATCTTAGCACTTACAGCTCTTCTAACTTTAGGGAGCTGTAATTCTGAACCTTCACTCCAAAAGTATTTTGTTGAGAATTCAGAGAAAAAAGATTTTATTTCTTTAGATATTTCACCAAACATTTTAAATGTTGATCCAACAAAATTATCGACAGAGCAAAACGAAGCTTTAAACTCGTTTGATAAAATGAACATTCTGGCTTTTAAAGCAGATCAAAGCAATCAAACTCAGTTTGAGACAGAAAGAGCAAAAGTAAAAACCATATTAAAAGATCCGAAATATCAAGAATTAATGAAATTTGGCTCTGGAAAAGATGGTGCATCTGTTAGCTACGTTGGAAGTGACGACAACATCAAAGAGTTTGTCATTTTTGCCAACAGAAAAGAAACCGGATTTGCAGTAGTTCGTGTGTTAGGAGAAGATATGAATCCGAATAATATTATGACTTTAATGTCTGTTTTACAAAAATCTAAAATAGATATGGAGCAATTAAAACCTTTGGAACAATTGCTTAAAAAATAA
- the yiaA gene encoding inner membrane protein YiaA — protein MIQKTSNAFIAASWVALGAGTVGFIVGLARAEMLLNEKGYYFTVLMFGLFAVVSLQKSVRDRLEKLPVTDIYYGICWFGTLLSIVLLVVGLWNATILPSEKGFYAFAFLLALFGAISVQKNTRDNMNFSQSE, from the coding sequence ATGATACAAAAAACATCAAATGCCTTTATCGCGGCATCTTGGGTTGCACTTGGAGCAGGAACAGTTGGCTTTATTGTTGGACTTGCCAGAGCTGAAATGCTTCTAAACGAAAAAGGATATTATTTCACTGTTTTAATGTTCGGGCTTTTTGCTGTTGTCTCATTACAAAAAAGCGTAAGAGACCGATTAGAAAAACTTCCTGTTACTGATATTTACTATGGAATCTGCTGGTTTGGAACATTACTATCAATCGTTCTTTTAGTTGTTGGATTATGGAATGCAACAATTTTACCAAGCGAAAAAGGATTTTATGCCTTTGCTTTTCTATTAGCATTATTTGGCGCTATTTCTGTTCAGAAAAATACTAGAGATAATATGAACTTTAGTCAAAGTGAATAA